A window of the Parabacteroides merdae ATCC 43184 genome harbors these coding sequences:
- a CDS encoding TonB-dependent receptor, translating to MNKIYILFLCLCYAVSAIMANTYKNDKEVTSPTDANIFGHVVDKATGEHLPGITIILKGTTIGSVTDDSGHYMLKNLPEGEFTIEVSFVGFKTVTKKVTTGKGKTQELNFELEEDLISLEGVVVSANRNETKRRLAPTLVKVLSPTVFEKTNSTTLAQGLVFQPGVRVENDCQNCGYSQVRINGMEGKYTQILIDSRPIFSALAGVYGLEQIPANMIERVEVIRGGGSALFGSSAIAGTINIITKEPIRNSGSFGHTISNLDGSGAYDNNTTLNLSWVSSDNKMGAYIYGQNRYRSAWDSNGDGFSELPKLKNQTIGFNGFYKTSAYSKLNIEYHHMEEYRRGGSGMKLPPHIAEDPELNGTGEAGLVEQLQHSINTGSLKFNLFTPNQKHNLSFYASGQHIHRDSYYSAYGRTTDFTGVTGAQYIYSFDKCLFMPADLTGGIEFSHDDLDDRATDKQKYREAALAEDPTATGQHLQELIEKYTPASLHQIINVWSAYAQNEWKNDKWSFLIGGRVDKNSIMDKAVFSPRANVRYNPTADVNLRLSYAEGFRAPQAFDEDLHISNVGGARVSIVRDPNLKEERSRSVNGSVDWYHYFGDFQVNMLLEGFYTKLSDPFVLSAPVESENGSLVQTRSNGSGAKVYGSTLEGKIVWRNKVQIQAGITVQRSLYDEPEEWSADKEHLTDAERYSDKILRTPNLYGYFTASYTPVKPFTIAFNGNYTGRMYVPHLMSEVNGTADVLVKSPDFFELGVKLSYDFRLTTAMTLQLNLGIQNLFDSYQNDFDKGATRDSGYIYGPGTPRTYYAGAKFSF from the coding sequence ATGAACAAAATTTATATACTTTTCCTATGCCTTTGCTATGCCGTTTCGGCAATAATGGCAAACACCTATAAAAATGATAAAGAAGTGACGAGCCCTACGGATGCCAATATTTTTGGGCATGTCGTGGATAAGGCGACCGGTGAACATTTGCCGGGAATAACGATCATCCTGAAAGGAACGACGATCGGTTCCGTGACCGATGACTCCGGGCATTATATGTTAAAAAATCTCCCCGAAGGAGAGTTTACGATCGAAGTCTCTTTTGTCGGCTTCAAGACAGTTACGAAAAAAGTAACGACCGGAAAAGGAAAGACGCAGGAACTGAATTTCGAGCTTGAAGAAGATTTGATATCGCTCGAAGGAGTGGTCGTCTCTGCCAACCGCAACGAGACGAAACGCCGTCTGGCGCCTACCCTGGTGAAGGTACTCAGCCCGACCGTGTTCGAAAAGACCAACTCCACGACATTAGCACAAGGGCTGGTTTTCCAACCGGGCGTCCGGGTCGAAAACGATTGCCAGAACTGTGGTTACTCGCAAGTCCGCATCAACGGTATGGAAGGAAAATATACACAGATATTGATTGATTCCCGTCCTATCTTCTCCGCATTGGCTGGCGTGTACGGATTGGAACAAATTCCGGCCAATATGATCGAACGGGTCGAAGTGATACGGGGCGGAGGATCTGCTTTGTTCGGTTCGTCGGCTATCGCCGGAACAATCAATATCATAACGAAAGAGCCCATTCGCAATTCCGGTTCCTTTGGACATACGATCTCTAATCTGGACGGATCTGGAGCGTATGATAACAATACGACCCTCAACCTCTCGTGGGTATCTTCTGACAATAAGATGGGAGCTTATATCTATGGGCAAAACCGCTATCGTTCGGCCTGGGATTCGAATGGAGACGGCTTTTCAGAGCTTCCAAAGCTGAAAAATCAGACGATTGGTTTCAACGGCTTCTATAAGACCAGTGCCTACTCCAAATTGAATATTGAATACCATCATATGGAAGAATATCGTAGAGGCGGTAGTGGAATGAAACTTCCGCCGCATATCGCCGAAGACCCCGAGCTCAACGGAACAGGTGAGGCCGGGCTTGTCGAACAGTTACAACATTCGATTAATACGGGAAGCCTGAAGTTTAATCTTTTCACTCCGAACCAGAAACATAACCTCAGCTTCTATGCGTCCGGACAGCATATCCACCGTGACAGTTATTACAGCGCATATGGCCGGACGACGGATTTCACAGGAGTGACGGGAGCGCAGTATATCTACAGTTTTGACAAATGCCTCTTCATGCCTGCCGATCTGACGGGAGGTATCGAGTTCAGTCACGACGATCTGGACGATCGTGCCACCGACAAGCAGAAGTACCGGGAAGCGGCCCTGGCGGAAGATCCGACGGCTACCGGACAGCATTTGCAGGAACTGATCGAAAAATATACGCCGGCATCCTTGCATCAGATCATAAACGTATGGAGTGCCTATGCACAGAACGAGTGGAAAAATGATAAATGGAGCTTCCTTATCGGTGGGCGTGTCGATAAAAACAGCATTATGGATAAGGCTGTTTTCAGTCCACGTGCCAATGTGCGCTATAATCCGACAGCCGACGTCAATCTCCGGTTGAGCTATGCCGAAGGTTTCCGTGCCCCGCAGGCCTTTGACGAAGATTTGCATATCAGTAATGTCGGAGGTGCGCGCGTCTCGATCGTGCGGGATCCGAATCTGAAGGAAGAGCGTTCGCGGAGCGTGAACGGGTCTGTCGACTGGTATCATTATTTTGGAGATTTCCAGGTGAATATGTTACTGGAAGGATTCTATACGAAATTGAGTGACCCGTTTGTCTTGTCAGCCCCTGTAGAATCGGAAAATGGTTCGCTGGTGCAGACTCGCAGCAACGGTTCGGGGGCAAAGGTGTACGGTTCTACGCTGGAGGGAAAAATTGTCTGGAGGAATAAAGTACAGATACAGGCAGGTATAACGGTACAACGGAGTTTATATGACGAACCAGAGGAATGGAGCGCGGATAAGGAACATTTGACGGATGCGGAGCGGTATAGCGATAAAATTTTGCGTACTCCGAATCTGTACGGTTATTTCACTGCATCCTATACACCGGTAAAACCGTTTACAATAGCGTTTAACGGTAATTATACCGGGCGAATGTATGTACCTCATCTGATGTCTGAAGTGAATGGGACGGCGGATGTTTTGGTGAAGAGTCCGGATTTCTTTGAATTGGGAGTCAAGTTGAGCTATGATTTCAGGTTGACGACAGCCATGACTTTGCAACTTAATCTGGGTATCCAGAACCTGTTCGATTCCTATCAGAATGACTTCGACAAAGGGGCAACCCGTGACTCCGGCTATATTTACGGTCCGGGAACTCCCCGCACCTATTATGCGGGGGCAAAGTTCAGTTTTTGA
- a CDS encoding IS4 family transposase gives MNQDKYVFAQLVEFLNNDKFRRLVDKYDGNRYVKHFTCWSQLLAMMFGQLSNRESLRDLIVALEAHQGKRYHLGLGREPIAKTTLASANQNRDYRIFEDFAFYMMKEACEKRSTHILDIPGRKYAFDSTTIPLCLAIFPWAKFRKKKGGVKAHVLYDIEAQLPAFYTVTTASRHDSTEMSAINYEPNAYYIFDRAYDSFKELYRIHLTGSFFVVRAKSNLKCKFCKWKRRMPKNILSDAEVKLIGYTSEKKYPESFRVIRFYDEEDDREFTFLTNAKHISALDVANLYKKRWFVELFFKWLKQHLKIKRFWGTTENAVRIQISVAIITYCLVAIVQYDMQLNRSTYEVLQILSISLTDKTHLQELFNKTNFNDVKEQFNPLIPGLFD, from the coding sequence ATGAACCAAGATAAATATGTTTTCGCTCAGTTAGTAGAATTCTTGAACAATGATAAGTTCAGAAGACTTGTAGACAAGTATGATGGCAATCGTTATGTGAAACATTTCACTTGCTGGAGTCAGTTACTTGCAATGATGTTCGGTCAACTCAGTAATCGTGAAAGTCTTCGTGACTTGATTGTAGCTTTGGAAGCACATCAAGGAAAGCGTTATCATTTGGGATTGGGTCGTGAGCCCATTGCCAAAACTACGCTTGCATCTGCCAATCAGAATCGGGATTACAGAATCTTCGAAGATTTTGCTTTCTATATGATGAAGGAAGCATGTGAAAAACGATCGACTCACATCTTGGATATTCCAGGAAGGAAGTATGCGTTTGATTCCACTACGATTCCTTTATGTTTGGCTATATTCCCTTGGGCGAAGTTCCGTAAGAAAAAAGGTGGAGTTAAGGCTCATGTCCTTTATGACATAGAAGCACAACTTCCAGCCTTTTATACAGTAACTACAGCATCCAGGCATGATTCAACAGAAATGTCCGCAATTAATTATGAGCCAAATGCTTATTATATATTTGACAGAGCGTATGACTCGTTTAAAGAACTTTATCGGATTCATCTTACAGGTTCTTTCTTTGTAGTCAGAGCGAAGTCTAATCTGAAATGCAAGTTCTGTAAATGGAAGCGTAGAATGCCGAAGAATATCCTTTCAGATGCGGAAGTGAAACTGATAGGGTACACTTCTGAAAAGAAGTATCCTGAATCATTCAGAGTCATCCGTTTCTATGATGAAGAGGATGATCGTGAATTCACATTCCTGACGAATGCCAAACACATATCTGCACTTGATGTTGCCAATCTTTATAAGAAAAGATGGTTCGTGGAACTTTTCTTCAAATGGCTGAAACAACACCTTAAGATAAAAAGGTTCTGGGGTACTACCGAGAATGCGGTTCGAATACAGATTAGTGTTGCTATCATCACCTATTGTTTAGTAGCTATTGTACAATATGATATGCAACTGAATCGTTCAACTTATGAGGTCTTGCAGATTCTTAGCATCTCATTAACAGATAAAACGCATTTACAAGAGCTGTTTAATAAGACTAATTTCAATGATGTCAAAGAACAATTTAATCCCCTTATTCCGGGATTATTTGATTAA
- a CDS encoding FecR family protein, whose amino-acid sequence MSKEKIQVTDNSTISVDKKGNVQVAEIEIKSIDRKQHSEQEKEDEHLNMLSVPNGRRSSLILSDGTKVWINSGTVLQFPETFEKEKRVLYVNGEIYIEVAKHPQWPFYVKTNQMEVQVLGTSFGITAYDDEIFQTVVLKEGSVFVKNNQGNGQTIQPNQCLMVEKEEMTVKDVDVYDYISWIDGVLQFHEKSLQKVLNSLSRYYRVRFDCPMEIGQIKCSGNLVLFDDIDQVLQTLQRTLSISFSHRDEVIKIEYVHK is encoded by the coding sequence TTGTCAAAGGAAAAAATCCAGGTTACGGATAATTCTACAATTTCAGTCGATAAAAAGGGTAATGTACAAGTTGCTGAAATAGAAATAAAATCAATTGATCGAAAGCAACATTCTGAGCAGGAAAAAGAAGACGAACATCTGAACATGTTGAGTGTCCCAAATGGGCGACGATCTTCATTGATCTTGTCTGATGGGACAAAAGTATGGATTAATTCAGGAACGGTATTGCAGTTTCCTGAAACATTCGAGAAAGAGAAAAGAGTGCTCTATGTGAACGGGGAAATCTATATTGAAGTAGCCAAACATCCCCAATGGCCTTTTTATGTTAAAACGAATCAAATGGAAGTACAGGTTTTAGGTACTTCTTTCGGGATTACTGCGTATGATGACGAAATTTTCCAGACTGTCGTATTAAAAGAAGGAAGCGTCTTTGTTAAGAATAACCAGGGAAATGGACAGACAATTCAACCTAACCAATGTCTGATGGTTGAAAAAGAAGAAATGACCGTCAAGGACGTTGATGTTTATGATTATATCTCATGGATAGATGGTGTACTTCAATTTCATGAGAAAAGTTTACAAAAGGTGTTGAACAGCTTATCACGCTATTATCGTGTCCGTTTTGACTGCCCTATGGAGATTGGGCAGATAAAGTGCTCGGGTAATTTGGTCTTGTTTGATGACATTGACCAAGTCTTGCAGACACTTCAACGGACTCTCTCTATTTCTTTTAGCCATCGGGATGAAGTAATAAAAATAGAATATGTTCATAAATAA
- a CDS encoding TonB-dependent receptor, with protein MKYQKLKRNLYTACVVANLFLIPSPVLWAEQSYAQSTRLSLELSNATISDVFASVEKNSEYRFFYSDAVRAELYRNVDVNIKNKTIDRILSEVLDGTNLTYFLNDRQVMIIRKEEKTQQEKKISINGTVRDAQQEPLPGVNVLVKGTTIGTTTDIDGNYFISVPDKNAVLVFSYIGFESQEVKVGGQININVNMSEESNSLDEVVVVGYGSQKRASVVGSITAIEPAQLQQGTTRAVSNNLAGQLAGVIAVQRNGEPGSDGSDFWIRGISSFKGTGVSPLVLVDGIERTLDDLSAAEIESFSVLKDAAASAVYGVRGANGVILVKTKRGQLGKPKVNFHLEQGFTKPTQLPDYIGSVDYLSLMDELYMDAGNPNPLYGEEMINNYRNNVDPELYPNVNWLDAVSKDMASNTRGDLTITGGSDILRYALVASYYGERGIFVRDESKDWDSSTRLNKYNIRSNVDINVTKTTVVGISIGGYLQEQNGMAVSGQDVWNHAFETPPFVHPIQYSEGRDVRVRERTNPWAEATQHGYQTTSSSKVESLFSVEQDLKFITPGLKFKGLFSFDRYSKSWVKRHRTPTYYNPATGRDEEGNLLLSVGTDGQEFLDTENKGEWGNKATYLEGNITYDRTFDGKHAVNAMFLYNQRDYQDGNVVPFRRMGIAGRASYTYDNRYIAEFNFGYNGSENFTKGNRFGFFPSVAVGYMLSEEKFMEKYKDTFSKIKFRASWGLTGNDQLDGRRFAFLPTIDTDGSYKWGVNNDYNRASRFEGEFGVMNLTWETVEKLNVGTEIGLWNALDLQVDWFKEQRRDIFMQRNNIPSAAGFRKTPWANYGKVDNIGVDLSLTYNQQITKDLHIGFRGTFTYAHNTIVEMDEALGVMGTNRQRTGHSVNELFGLVADGLFTEDDFVTNDKGDLVLKEGIPSHTFNSVRPGDIKYVDIDGDGSITNKDEVAMGGTVNPEIVYGFGATARYKQVDFNVFFQGNGKTHRFIGGVASNFLPGSSQGAMGNVLTNYNDRWTPENPSEDVFYPRLSYGANTNNSQNSTWWLRNMSMLRMKDIEVGYTLPKRWMSRIGLENIRLYAKGSNLLTFSAFDLWDPELDTQNGAKYPIMKSVSFGIDVNF; from the coding sequence ATGAAATATCAAAAATTAAAAAGAAATTTGTACACAGCATGCGTAGTCGCAAATTTATTTTTGATTCCTAGTCCTGTACTTTGGGCTGAACAATCATATGCGCAGTCTACGCGTTTGTCATTGGAATTATCCAACGCAACGATCAGTGATGTTTTTGCATCTGTTGAGAAAAATAGTGAATATCGTTTCTTTTATTCTGACGCAGTTCGTGCGGAATTATACCGGAATGTCGATGTGAATATTAAGAATAAAACCATTGACCGAATCTTATCGGAAGTTTTGGATGGTACGAATCTGACGTATTTCCTTAACGACAGGCAGGTGATGATTATCAGGAAAGAGGAAAAAACGCAGCAAGAGAAAAAAATATCAATCAACGGAACTGTCAGAGATGCCCAACAGGAACCTTTGCCCGGAGTCAACGTATTGGTCAAAGGTACGACTATCGGTACGACTACGGATATCGATGGAAATTATTTTATCAGCGTTCCCGATAAGAATGCAGTGCTAGTCTTCAGTTATATCGGCTTTGAATCGCAAGAAGTGAAGGTTGGTGGACAAATCAATATCAATGTCAATATGTCAGAAGAGTCTAATAGCCTTGATGAAGTGGTGGTTGTCGGCTATGGCTCTCAGAAAAGAGCTTCTGTAGTCGGTTCTATCACGGCGATAGAGCCTGCTCAGTTACAACAAGGGACTACCCGTGCCGTGTCTAACAATCTGGCAGGACAATTGGCTGGTGTGATTGCCGTACAACGTAATGGTGAACCGGGATCTGATGGTTCGGATTTTTGGATTCGCGGTATCTCTTCTTTTAAGGGGACTGGTGTTTCGCCATTGGTGTTGGTCGATGGGATTGAGCGTACGCTGGATGACTTGTCGGCTGCCGAAATCGAATCGTTTTCCGTACTAAAGGATGCAGCGGCTAGTGCTGTATATGGCGTACGAGGTGCAAACGGTGTCATCCTTGTGAAAACGAAGAGAGGTCAATTGGGGAAACCGAAAGTCAATTTCCATTTGGAACAAGGTTTTACCAAGCCGACACAGTTGCCTGATTATATCGGTTCGGTAGATTATCTTTCCTTGATGGATGAATTGTATATGGATGCCGGTAATCCGAATCCGCTTTATGGAGAGGAAATGATCAACAACTACCGTAATAATGTAGATCCGGAGTTATATCCGAATGTCAATTGGTTGGATGCCGTATCGAAAGACATGGCTTCCAATACGCGTGGAGATTTGACTATTACCGGTGGTAGCGATATCCTTCGTTATGCGTTGGTCGCATCGTATTATGGTGAACGAGGCATCTTTGTTCGGGATGAAAGTAAGGATTGGGATTCGTCTACACGCTTGAACAAATATAATATTCGTTCGAATGTGGATATCAATGTGACGAAGACGACTGTTGTGGGCATTAGTATCGGTGGTTACCTGCAAGAACAGAACGGTATGGCTGTCAGTGGACAGGATGTCTGGAATCATGCATTTGAAACGCCTCCATTCGTTCATCCGATCCAATATTCAGAGGGACGTGATGTACGTGTCCGGGAACGAACTAATCCATGGGCAGAAGCAACACAACATGGTTATCAGACAACATCCAGTTCCAAAGTTGAATCATTGTTCTCGGTTGAACAAGATCTGAAATTTATTACTCCCGGTTTGAAATTCAAAGGTCTGTTTTCTTTTGACCGCTATTCGAAGTCGTGGGTGAAACGGCATCGCACACCAACCTACTACAATCCGGCTACGGGCCGTGATGAGGAAGGTAACTTACTGCTGAGTGTCGGAACGGACGGACAGGAGTTCCTCGATACGGAAAACAAAGGCGAATGGGGTAATAAGGCTACTTACTTGGAAGGAAATATCACGTACGATCGTACGTTTGATGGGAAACATGCCGTCAACGCCATGTTTCTTTATAACCAACGCGACTATCAGGACGGCAATGTCGTCCCTTTCCGCCGCATGGGTATCGCCGGACGTGCTTCCTATACGTATGACAATCGCTACATTGCCGAATTTAACTTTGGATATAACGGCTCCGAAAACTTCACGAAAGGGAACCGCTTTGGTTTCTTCCCCTCTGTGGCTGTCGGCTATATGCTCTCAGAGGAAAAATTCATGGAGAAATACAAAGATACTTTTTCTAAGATCAAATTCCGTGCTTCTTGGGGGTTGACCGGTAATGACCAGTTGGATGGCCGTCGTTTTGCCTTTTTGCCGACCATTGATACGGATGGCAGTTATAAATGGGGAGTCAACAACGATTATAACCGTGCTTCCCGTTTTGAAGGAGAATTTGGGGTGATGAATCTGACTTGGGAAACGGTTGAGAAACTGAATGTCGGAACCGAAATAGGTTTATGGAATGCCTTGGATTTGCAAGTGGATTGGTTTAAAGAGCAGCGTCGGGACATCTTTATGCAGCGTAACAACATTCCGTCGGCAGCCGGATTCCGCAAAACGCCGTGGGCAAACTATGGTAAGGTGGATAATATCGGTGTGGATTTGTCGCTGACTTACAACCAACAGATTACAAAAGATTTACATATCGGTTTTAGAGGTACGTTTACATATGCTCACAATACGATTGTCGAAATGGATGAAGCGCTCGGTGTTATGGGAACGAACCGCCAACGGACGGGACATTCTGTGAACGAACTGTTCGGGTTAGTGGCAGACGGGCTCTTTACGGAAGATGATTTTGTTACTAATGATAAAGGGGATCTGGTGTTGAAAGAAGGTATTCCGTCGCATACGTTTAACAGTGTGCGTCCCGGTGATATTAAATATGTGGATATTGATGGTGACGGATCGATCACAAATAAGGATGAGGTTGCCATGGGAGGAACGGTCAATCCGGAAATTGTTTATGGTTTCGGGGCGACAGCTCGTTATAAGCAGGTCGATTTCAATGTCTTTTTCCAAGGAAACGGTAAGACTCATCGTTTCATCGGTGGTGTGGCTTCGAACTTCTTGCCCGGATCTTCACAAGGTGCAATGGGCAATGTCTTGACTAACTACAATGACCGCTGGACTCCGGAAAATCCGAGCGAAGATGTTTTCTATCCGCGCCTAAGCTATGGGGCGAATACGAACAACAGCCAGAATTCGACTTGGTGGCTGCGTAATATGAGCATGCTGCGTATGAAGGATATAGAAGTCGGATATACGTTGCCCAAACGTTGGATGAGTCGGATCGGATTGGAAAATATCCGCCTGTATGCTAAAGGGTCAAATTTATTGACATTCTCGGCTTTTGATCTCTGGGACCCGGAACTTGATACGCAGAACGGTGCGAAATACCCGATTATGAAATCTGTCTCATTCGGTATTGATGTTAATTTCTAA
- a CDS encoding RagB/SusD family nutrient uptake outer membrane protein, with translation MKLFKYITIAFSSLFMCGCSDYLDNAPDDTLTMEMVFNDRTRTEDWLSGVYNRIPDNYWDLLKVWGYDSMGDDLDPSQRWYQWWGNSLNFIIGQWFTSSTWDAAIWSANPIRIRSAYLFIENAHALPDQGVSEANIERMKDECRFLIAYYYWQMIEAYGSVPFFDGLADVNDPNLMRGQMPFDEMVDWIDAQLVDLSKKLPASYLNESTQFYGRATSIMCLAVRARMLLFAASPLVNGNEWYAGFKNYDGKFRFSQTYDPAKWKRAADANRELIEAAHAAGHDLVREYNADGSIDPFMSCYNVFFLRGDQNPEALFIRSDCNFSEFEKHATPRGASGNGGLGVYQTLVDAFAMKDGSLPITGYDGNYGKPIINKESGYTERGFSAQKDIRKTKYNLYRNCPGATVDSVGADGCTYNQVAASGTYNMYVGREPRFYLTVMWNRQWYHQAEREVQMMSNEQDGGPTHDAPQNGYLNRKKVSLDQNQRNGIHPYRPGILYRLGEAYLNYAEALNECDPGNPDILKYLNLIRERAGMPQYGTGKDSNGFDKIPLNGQDEVREAIYHERRVELCCENGLRYLDLRRWKKAEEVLNQPMYGMNFSGTKLSDDPNDAAAFFKRTQYIKRVYERKFYWYPIYQDQIDKDPTLVQAPFWDK, from the coding sequence ATGAAACTGTTTAAATACATAACGATAGCTTTTTCAAGTCTTTTTATGTGTGGTTGTTCGGACTATTTGGATAATGCTCCGGATGATACATTGACAATGGAAATGGTCTTCAATGATAGAACTCGTACAGAGGATTGGTTATCAGGTGTATATAATCGTATTCCAGATAATTATTGGGATTTGTTGAAAGTTTGGGGGTATGACTCGATGGGGGATGATTTGGATCCGTCGCAGCGTTGGTATCAATGGTGGGGGAATTCACTGAACTTCATCATCGGACAGTGGTTTACTAGTTCGACCTGGGATGCTGCCATTTGGAGTGCGAACCCGATTCGTATTCGTTCGGCTTATCTTTTCATTGAAAATGCTCACGCTTTGCCGGATCAGGGGGTGAGTGAGGCTAACATCGAACGGATGAAGGATGAATGTCGTTTTTTGATTGCCTATTATTATTGGCAAATGATTGAAGCTTATGGAAGTGTTCCTTTTTTCGATGGACTGGCAGATGTGAATGATCCGAATTTGATGCGTGGACAAATGCCTTTCGATGAAATGGTAGATTGGATTGATGCACAGTTGGTTGACCTTTCCAAGAAACTTCCGGCTTCTTACTTGAATGAATCTACACAATTTTATGGCCGTGCCACTTCCATCATGTGTTTGGCGGTTCGTGCCCGTATGTTGTTGTTTGCTGCAAGTCCGTTGGTAAATGGGAACGAATGGTATGCAGGTTTCAAAAATTATGATGGTAAATTCCGGTTCAGCCAAACTTACGATCCTGCAAAATGGAAACGTGCCGCTGATGCTAACCGGGAGTTGATCGAAGCAGCACATGCTGCCGGTCATGATTTGGTACGTGAATATAATGCCGATGGCAGTATTGATCCTTTCATGTCTTGTTATAATGTGTTTTTCCTGCGCGGCGATCAGAATCCTGAAGCTCTGTTCATCCGTTCCGACTGTAATTTCAGTGAGTTTGAAAAACATGCTACTCCGCGTGGAGCTTCCGGTAACGGCGGTTTGGGTGTCTATCAGACATTGGTCGATGCCTTCGCCATGAAGGATGGTTCCCTTCCGATTACCGGTTATGATGGCAATTATGGAAAACCGATTATCAACAAGGAATCCGGCTATACGGAACGCGGTTTTTCTGCGCAAAAGGATATCCGTAAAACTAAGTACAATCTTTACCGTAATTGTCCGGGAGCTACAGTCGACTCGGTTGGTGCAGATGGTTGCACCTATAATCAAGTGGCTGCCTCCGGCACTTACAATATGTATGTCGGTCGTGAACCTCGTTTCTATTTGACGGTGATGTGGAATCGTCAGTGGTATCATCAGGCAGAACGTGAAGTACAAATGATGTCGAACGAACAAGACGGCGGCCCTACGCATGACGCTCCGCAAAACGGTTATCTGAACCGTAAGAAAGTCTCATTGGATCAAAACCAGCGTAACGGTATACACCCGTATCGTCCGGGTATCCTTTACCGTTTGGGCGAGGCTTATCTGAATTATGCCGAGGCTTTGAATGAGTGCGATCCGGGTAATCCTGACATCTTGAAGTATCTGAACTTGATTCGTGAACGTGCCGGTATGCCGCAGTATGGAACCGGAAAGGATAGTAATGGCTTTGATAAAATTCCATTGAACGGCCAGGATGAGGTGCGCGAAGCGATCTATCATGAACGTCGCGTAGAACTTTGCTGTGAAAACGGCTTGCGTTATTTAGACCTCCGTCGTTGGAAGAAAGCGGAAGAAGTGTTGAATCAACCTATGTATGGTATGAATTTCAGTGGAACGAAGCTGTCGGATGATCCAAATGATGCTGCTGCATTCTTCAAGCGCACGCAATATATCAAACGTGTCTACGAGCGTAAATTCTATTGGTATCCGATCTATCAAGATCAAATAGATAAAGACCCGACACTTGTTCAGGCTCCGTTCTGGGACAAGTGA
- a CDS encoding RNA polymerase sigma factor — MSNIKSEIDKWYENYIDELFAYGIAFGVEKDFVLDAIHDLFLHLFESADKIEILGSPKSYLFSALKNKIITSLRKQANWLSLEEEVEYNFKIEVDAEALMEDEEERRNYEKEVESLLNLLTNKQREVIYLRFIKALSIQEISEILNITPKSVRKMIYRAIERMQQGKIELLFLLMFLR; from the coding sequence ATGTCAAATATCAAATCAGAAATTGATAAATGGTATGAGAACTATATAGATGAGTTGTTCGCCTATGGAATAGCCTTTGGAGTGGAAAAAGATTTTGTATTAGATGCAATACATGATCTCTTTTTGCACTTGTTTGAATCGGCTGATAAAATAGAAATTCTCGGTTCTCCGAAATCCTATCTGTTTAGTGCTCTCAAGAACAAGATAATAACATCTTTACGTAAACAGGCGAACTGGCTTAGCTTAGAAGAAGAAGTCGAATATAATTTCAAAATAGAAGTTGATGCCGAAGCTTTAATGGAGGATGAAGAAGAAAGAAGAAACTATGAGAAAGAGGTTGAAAGCCTATTGAATTTATTGACAAACAAGCAGCGGGAAGTCATATATTTGCGCTTTATCAAAGCACTCTCCATACAAGAAATTTCCGAAATACTCAATATCACACCCAAAAGTGTGCGAAAAATGATCTACCGTGCCATAGAACGTATGCAACAAGGAAAAATTGAACTATTGTTTCTACTGATGTTCCTGAGATAA